Genomic window (Dyadobacter fanqingshengii):
TCATTGGCCAGCTTGAAAAGATCCGCGCGATTAGTCGAATTGAAAAGGCTGTAACTGTTCAGATCGATTACCTTTTGAGCGGTTTCATCCGTTTTTGCCCAGTTTTTATTGTTTAAATAAAATTTCGCCAAAAAAGCCAGTGCTGCACCTTTGGTGGCTCTGCCATACTGCGTTGCTTTTACAGGCAGGATTTCGCTTACAGCGGTCAATTCATCGGATATAAATTTCACAAATTCTTCCTTGCTGGCTCTGGCCGGCCGGTCTTCGCTGGTGCTGCTGCTGCTGGTAATGATCGGTGTCGGGCCAAACAGATCGTACAGATAAATGTAGCCGCTCGCGCGCAGGAACCTGGCTTCGGCTAAGATCTGTTTCTTTCTTTCGGCATCAAAATCAATGTTCGGAACATTATCAATGACCAGATTAGCGCGGTAAATGGCGCTGTAATAACGCGTCCAGGCTGTATCGAAAAATTCGTGGGACGCATTCCAGGTAAAATCTTCCAGCGGCTGCGCGAGTCCGCGAAGCCCGCCTTCCCGGATAATAATCAGGTCCGTAGTCACCTCGGCCATGACGAAAATATTCCGAAAACCATCCGTGCCCTGCTTTTGTTCAAGCGCATAGGCCGCATTTAAAAGTGCCTCTGCATCATCGGCTGTATTGAAAAAGTTATTAGGACCAAATGAGGAAAATACTTCTTCTTCAAGAGGCTTGTCGCACCCTAAAACGGTCAGTAGCAAAAATATAAAAATCAGCTTTTTCATTTTGTTAAGATCTTCTGCAATGTTATAGGTTGATACTCAGGCCTGCTGTGTAAGTGCGCGACAATGGGAATGCATTGTAATCGGCACGCACATTGGATGTTCCGAACGCACTCACCTCGGGATCGTAACCCGTGTATTTAGTGATGGTGAATAGGTTTTGTCCCGTTACATAAATCTGCACATTGCGTACATATTTCCATTTTGCCGTCGGGAAGTTGTAGGCCAGTTGCAGCGTTTTTAAGCGCAGGTAAGAGGCGTCTTCCACTGCCCGGCTGTTCACATTGCTCGTGTAAGCGACGGCCACCGGAATCGCGGAGGAGTTCGCATTCGTAGGATTTGCCGGTGTCCAGCGATCGGTGTAAGTTTCTACCAAACGGTTACGGCGGAACGAGATTGGGTTTTCCGATTCGGTGCGGTTCAGGTTGAAAATCTGGCTCCCCTGCACGCCCTGAAAGAAGAAAGAAAGATTGAAAGGGCCGTAAGTAAAATCGTTGTTCAGGCCATATGTAAACTTGGGAAAGGGCGATCCCAAAATTGTGCGGTCCTGCGAGTTAATCGCCCCATCACCATTTACATCGCGATATTTATATTCCCCTGGCCGCGACAATGGCTGCGCGGAACCGGCAATGTTGTCGCCCGTCTGAAAAACGCCGTCGACAATGTAACCGTAGTAAGCATTCAGCGGATCGCCTTTGCGGATGATCGTGAAATCATTGGTAAAACCAGCGGAACCACCCAGGATAAATGGCAGCGCACCCAGATCCGTCACTTCATTTTTAATGGTTGAAAAATTAGCGGACGTTCTCCATGTGAACGGAGCGGTAATGTTGATCGAGTTCAAACCCAGCTCGAAACCTGAATTTTTCAGCCCGCCCACATTTTTGAATGTAGTCGTAAAACCGGTCGTGCGCGGCACAGGAAGTTGCAGCAGCAAATCCTTTGTTTCTTTTTGAAAATAATCAATGCTACCCGTAAGCCTGTTATCCAACACACCAAAATCAATTCCCAGGTCCAGCTGCGTGGTTGTTTCCCATTTCAAATCGGGATTTGGCAACTGTGTGGTCGAGATACCCACATAAGGCGTTCCGTCAAATATCGCCTGGCCCTGCGGCCCGAGCAATACGAGCGATTTGTAACTTCCGATGTCCTGATTACCCGTCACACCGTAGCTGGCGCGGAATTTCAAGTCGGTGATGGCATTCACATTTTTCAGGAAAAGCTCGTCCTTAATCCGCCAGCCCAACGCTACGGATGGGAAAACGCCGTATTTATTGTTATCGCCAAACCGCGACGAGCCGTCCGCACGAATAGAGGCAGTCAGCAAATATTTATCATACAAATTGTAATTGATCCGTCCCAGATACGACAGCAGCTGGTTTTTCGTACGTCCGGTTCCGAGTGAAAAAGTGCTCTGCGCGCCCGCTGCAAGGTTATCGGTCCCCAACGCATCCAACGGAAAATTCTGCGCGCCCGCTGTTAATGTGCTCGTTTCGAATTCCTGAAAAGTATAACCACCCAGAATTTCCAGCTGGTGATTTTTGTTAAATGCTTTGCTATAACGGGCTGTGACTTCGATCAGATTATTGTACGAATTACTGGTTAGCACATTCGCCACACCTTTTGTGCCTTCCGCCCTTTTGGTGAGCCGTGAAGTGAAAATATCACGACGTGAATCCTGGCGATCGGTTCCGACATTGACTTTTGCCGAAAGCTCAGGAAGGAAAAAGTACTCTGCAAAAACGCTCGCGAATGTTCGGTTGGTGGTGGCAAAGTCGCTTACTTCATTGGCCAATCCAACAGGATTTTCCAGGTTTACGATCTGTGTTTGTGTCCAGGTTCCATTCGGGTTTTTGATTGTAAGCGTCGGGTCCTGGAAAATGGCTGTGTTGATCACTCCTGCGCCTTCATTAACACTCACGCCATTGGGCACGAAATCATCTTTAACATTGCTGGAATTAAGGCTTAAACCAAATTTGAACTTATCATCGGTATAATTAAGGTTTACCCGGCCCGTATATTTCTTGATGCCCGAACTGATCACCACGCCTTTCTGATCCAGATAATTCAGCGACGCATAGTAATTAAACTTGTCCTGCCCACCGGAAAAGCTCAGCTGGTGGTTTTGAATGGTTCCCTTCTGAAAAATTTCATCCTGCCAGTAAGTACCATCCCCTATCTGCGCAATTTGCTCCGCTGAGAACTCAGGCGCCTGTTTCTGGTCGGCGCGCAGGTCATTGAGCAGGCTGGTATACTGTTTTGCATTCAATACCGGAACCTGCTTGGTAACCTCCGAAATTCCTCCTGAAACAGCGTAGTTAACATTCAGCTTACCTTTGACACCTTTTTTTGTCGTGATCAAAATCACCCCGTTGGCACCGCGAGAACCGTAAATGGCCGTTGCGGAAGCATCTTTCAGGATCTCTACCGACTCAATATCGTTCGGATTCAATGCATTCAGCGGATTGCGTGGCGCTTGCTCGGTTACAACCGTGGAGCCGGGCACAACCGAAGTGTTATTAATCGGCAGACCATCAATCACATACAATGGCTCATTGTTGGCATTGATCGAGTTGGCACCGCGTATGCGGATCGTTACACCACCGCCTGGCTCGGAGCTGGATTGCGTTACCTGCACACCGGGCGATCTTCCGGCAATAAGCTGATCAACAGACGTTTGCACACCTTTGTTGAAATCCTTGGTATCCAGGGAACTTACTGAGCCTGTCAAATCCCGTTTCTTTTGTGTTCCGTAACCAACCACCACGAGTTCGTTCAGCTGGCGCGTATCGTCGCTTAGCTGGACATTCACCTGAGAACGTCGTTTCACCGGAATTTCCTGTGTAAGATAACCGATCCCGGAAATCACCAGTATGGCGTCGTCGGCAGCCTGCAGTTCGTAAAATCCTTCGGTATTGGTTGTCGTTCCGGTTGTGGAACCTTTTATCAACACATTGATGCCGGGCAGCGCCGACTGGTCATTGGCCGAGGTTACTTTTCCTTTGATCAGGTTTTGCGGAAAGCCAGGAAAAGTCAGCAGCAGCAAACCCAGGGTTAGTAACCTTAAATGATGGGAATGGAAAGGTTGAGGCATTGTTAGGTAAAAGAGATTAATCGTAATAAATAAAATATTTGAATGATAGACTTTATAGATTTGAAGCGCAAAATTATATAAACTATTTATTCTACCAAGTTTATAGATTAATTTATAATCAAAAGTTCTGGCGCCCGGGGTCTCCTGAGGCACATTTTAATAATCTGATCGAAATATTAACAGACCTGGCGTGTAGCGAGCAGCTACACGCCAGGTCTTTTTGTGGCTTCATTTTGCTGCCATCACAATCGGATTACTTCCTGGAAAAGGTGCCAAAGTGCCATAAAATGCCGGATGGATCGTGCACGAAGCATTCGGAACCCCACGAATCGACGCGAATTGGGCTTAACCGCACGTTTTTATATTTGCTGGTCAGGTCGAGGGCGACGAGTTGCTCCCAGAAAACATTCACATCTTCGACTTCAAGGAAAATCATTGTGTTATCGATCCAGTCTTTTACATACGCGTCCTGCAGATAAAACCCCAAATCTGCTGTTTTGAATAAACACATATCCGGCGACAGCACAACTTCCTCAAAGCCCAGATCCCGGTAAAAGCTTCTGGACAAATGAAAATCGGCAGCGCCTATAAATGGCCTGATTGATGCAGCTCTATGTTCCATTTTTTTCTTTTTAAATGTCAGGCCAAAAATAAGCTATTGCCCAGAATAGCCCGCTTGATCGTAATCAAGAATTGTTGTCCCTTCTCCCCCAACTTCCGATCGCGATAACACACTCACCGTCACATAAATATGCTCAGGTAGCCGGGCGAGCAATATTTTGGCATATTTTTTGCCACTAAATAGAAAAGAATTTTTTGTACTCAACTGATAACGAATTAGTTAGCTAGAATATATTTGACGTCAATGTAGAAGAAACATGAAAGAGAACTATCGGGAGGAATACGTTAGGCTGTTGAGGATGCAACAGCAACGACAGAGGCAGCATGAGTCTGACTCGGAACAATTGAAGGCGCAACTGGGCTATAAGCACTTGAAAGAGCTTGAAGCTTTGGGATCGGACGTGTCGTTTATCAAGCAAGCATTGGTAATGCGGAGACACTACATGGTTGTGCAAAATCTGAAAAGGCAGGAAAAAAGGGAGCACATGGAAATGGTGCACAAACACTCATTAGAGATCAAACAACTGAAATCAATGTGGGAAGATGTGGATCAAAATCAGCTCAGTTAGGTTTTTGACGCAAAGGACCCTCCATTTTGTCATAATAGGCACCCACTCGTTACGCTAACTTCGGCCATCTTTGTAATGTAATAATTCACAAAAAAAACAAAAACAAAATGGGAACCTTAGCACAAAAAATCACTGTTGAAACCACTGTCAATGCATCTATTGCAAAAGTTTGGGAGCAATTTAACGCACCGGAACACATTACAAAATGGTGCTTTGCCTCGGACGACTGGCATGCACCGTTTGCAGAAAACGATGTGCGCACAGGCGGCAAGTTCAAAACGACTATGGCCGCAAAAGATGGCAGTTTCAGCTTCGATTTTGGAGGCGTTTATTCAAATGTCATTCCGGAAAGTCTAATTGAATATGACATGGAAGATGGCAGACAGGTAAAAGTTACCTTTACGGACAACGGGGACAGCGCTACGGTAACCGAGATTTTCGATGCCGAGCAGACTAACCCTGCCGAAATGCAGAAAGCCGGCTGGCAGGCCATTCTCGACAATTTCAAGAAACATGTAGAGGCAAACTAAGTTTATGTCCTGAATCCCCCCTTAATTTGTTCGATATGGCTTCACAACACGGTCTATCACCAGGTTATTTTTGTAGCGGTTCGAAGTTTGTTCACTAAATACAAAATAACATGAGAAAGATAGTCGCTGCGATCAATATGACGCTTGACGGATTTTGCGACCATACGGCAATTTCTCCGGGGGAGGAAATACACCAGCATTACGCTGAACTGATAAAAAGCGCAGACATTGCTCTTTACGGGAGAATCACTTATCTGCTGATGGAGTATTGGAAAAGCGTAGTAGAAAATCCGACCGGCGACAAGTCAACGGATGACTTTGCAGTGAGCATGGACCGCATTCCCAAAGTTGTATTTTCACACACACTGAAAAACGTCGGATGGCAAACTGCAAGGATCGCGAAAAGAGACCTTAAAGATGAAGTCCAATGGCTCAAAAAACAGCATGGCGGAGATATTCTGGT
Coding sequences:
- a CDS encoding SRPBCC family protein, which produces MGTLAQKITVETTVNASIAKVWEQFNAPEHITKWCFASDDWHAPFAENDVRTGGKFKTTMAAKDGSFSFDFGGVYSNVIPESLIEYDMEDGRQVKVTFTDNGDSATVTEIFDAEQTNPAEMQKAGWQAILDNFKKHVEAN
- a CDS encoding SusC/RagA family TonB-linked outer membrane protein translates to MPQPFHSHHLRLLTLGLLLLTFPGFPQNLIKGKVTSANDQSALPGINVLIKGSTTGTTTNTEGFYELQAADDAILVISGIGYLTQEIPVKRRSQVNVQLSDDTRQLNELVVVGYGTQKKRDLTGSVSSLDTKDFNKGVQTSVDQLIAGRSPGVQVTQSSSEPGGGVTIRIRGANSINANNEPLYVIDGLPINNTSVVPGSTVVTEQAPRNPLNALNPNDIESVEILKDASATAIYGSRGANGVILITTKKGVKGKLNVNYAVSGGISEVTKQVPVLNAKQYTSLLNDLRADQKQAPEFSAEQIAQIGDGTYWQDEIFQKGTIQNHQLSFSGGQDKFNYYASLNYLDQKGVVISSGIKKYTGRVNLNYTDDKFKFGLSLNSSNVKDDFVPNGVSVNEGAGVINTAIFQDPTLTIKNPNGTWTQTQIVNLENPVGLANEVSDFATTNRTFASVFAEYFFLPELSAKVNVGTDRQDSRRDIFTSRLTKRAEGTKGVANVLTSNSYNNLIEVTARYSKAFNKNHQLEILGGYTFQEFETSTLTAGAQNFPLDALGTDNLAAGAQSTFSLGTGRTKNQLLSYLGRINYNLYDKYLLTASIRADGSSRFGDNNKYGVFPSVALGWRIKDELFLKNVNAITDLKFRASYGVTGNQDIGSYKSLVLLGPQGQAIFDGTPYVGISTTQLPNPDLKWETTTQLDLGIDFGVLDNRLTGSIDYFQKETKDLLLQLPVPRTTGFTTTFKNVGGLKNSGFELGLNSINITAPFTWRTSANFSTIKNEVTDLGALPFILGGSAGFTNDFTIIRKGDPLNAYYGYIVDGVFQTGDNIAGSAQPLSRPGEYKYRDVNGDGAINSQDRTILGSPFPKFTYGLNNDFTYGPFNLSFFFQGVQGSQIFNLNRTESENPISFRRNRLVETYTDRWTPANPTNANSSAIPVAVAYTSNVNSRAVEDASYLRLKTLQLAYNFPTAKWKYVRNVQIYVTGQNLFTITKYTGYDPEVSAFGTSNVRADYNAFPLSRTYTAGLSINL
- a CDS encoding dihydrofolate reductase family protein, with product MRKIVAAINMTLDGFCDHTAISPGEEIHQHYAELIKSADIALYGRITYLLMEYWKSVVENPTGDKSTDDFAVSMDRIPKVVFSHTLKNVGWQTARIAKRDLKDEVQWLKKQHGGDILVGSRSLIIALINLGLLDELQIMVHSVIVGKGLPLFEMISDRTVWNLVNTKTFGSGAVTLYYQPSNTAYKEITGV
- a CDS encoding RagB/SusD family nutrient uptake outer membrane protein codes for the protein MKKLIFIFLLLTVLGCDKPLEEEVFSSFGPNNFFNTADDAEALLNAAYALEQKQGTDGFRNIFVMAEVTTDLIIIREGGLRGLAQPLEDFTWNASHEFFDTAWTRYYSAIYRANLVIDNVPNIDFDAERKKQILAEARFLRASGYIYLYDLFGPTPIITSSSSTSEDRPARASKEEFVKFISDELTAVSEILPVKATQYGRATKGAALAFLAKFYLNNKNWAKTDETAQKVIDLNSYSLFNSTNRADLFKLANEVNIEFIYVRPHVAQPGLGTNYLPHAAPPNYKYKGTAKANYATQLKTLSGFYDSFDPKDQRRQVFLTEYDDLSGKHIVLGQDDKRSFKFEEDLNATGADLGNDFPVVRYADILLSKAEALNELKGPTPEALALLNQVHVKAGLTALTLANVATKDAFRAQILKERGWEFFSEELRRQDLIRHGKFIELAKGRGKVAFDYQVLFPIPQSEIDRNPSLKQNEGYK
- a CDS encoding glyoxalase, encoding MEHRAASIRPFIGAADFHLSRSFYRDLGFEEVVLSPDMCLFKTADLGFYLQDAYVKDWIDNTMIFLEVEDVNVFWEQLVALDLTSKYKNVRLSPIRVDSWGSECFVHDPSGILWHFGTFSRK